In Candidatus Ancaeobacter aquaticus, the genomic window CATTGATCGTTACTCCTCTTTCCTTTTCTTCAGGGGCATTATCAATATCATCAAACTTCTTCAAATCCGCTAATCCTTGCTTTGCCAATGTTCCGATTATCGCTGCAGTGAGTGTTGTCTTACCATGATCCACGTGCCCGATCGTTCCAATATTTACGTGCGGCTTTGACCTTTCAAATTTTTCCTTTGCCATTTCTCTCCCCCTTTATTTCCTTACTCTCTTTTTTCTTTTTTTTAAAAGCGTCTTTGTTTTTATACATCTTATGATTAATTCTTAGCCGACAATGGGAATTGAACCCATGACCTCTTCCTTACCAAGGAAGTGCTCTACCGACTGAGCTATGTCGGCAAATTCGGCTGAGAAAAGTATTTATACAACTATCACCTCTATCTTAACTTCAAATAAAGATACTTCACCTGCACATAAAATATACGGGTAAATTTTTGCGTTCGAACATATTACCAGAAGGCGAAATTATGTCAAGAAGAAAATATAATGCCAGAATAAATATTTTTTGCAAGAGAAAAATAGTACTTTTTTTCTTTTTTATGGATGAGAGCCAAAAGCTCAAACTTTCCACTCTCCAAAAAGGGGTACTATGACTTTCGAAAACCACCGCATTTCGCTCCATTTACGAATTTTGTGACTCAGCACCTTCCGGGGTTTCCGCTTTTACCTTGTACTTGGCAAGAAACACACTCGCTTCCTGTGCCTTTGCAATTAAATCGTCACAGAGAGGAGTGATTTCTTTGGCTTTTGTATCACTGACCTGAATAACCCGTGCCTTAAGATTGATACCACCGCTTTCAAGTGACGCAATAACTTCCTTCATCTTTGTAATACTCTCCTCAAAATCTCCTATAACATAGTTCAGATCCTGATACAAATCCTTGAACTCATCATGTTTTCTAAAATAGGTACGCGTTCTCAGATCACCTTTTTTTATTTCCTTGAGTGATTTATTGACATGATATATCGGACCCGCTATACGATTTGAGAGAAATACCCCCTCCAAAAAAATAATTATCAGAAGCAGTATAATAACAGGGATGATCTTAACCTGTGTTCTCATAAAACTATCTTTAAGCTGCTTAAGCAAATGATCACTTAAAAGATCCGCCTCTTTATCAATATCCTGGCTATTGATCGTTGCATCACCAGAACGAACATCTTCATATGCCTTAATTCTCTGCGCGGTAACAATCTTTTGCCCGATAACAATCTGTGAATATTCTTTTTTAAGCACTGTCCAAACAGAAAAGTACATACCAACACCAACAATAACATTTACCACAACAACAGTAAGAAGAATCATGCAGACATACCTTAACTGTAATTTCTTATCAATTAAGTATCGCCTTCTTCTCTCATGAGCACCCATACGCACTCCTTATAGTATCTATTGTTTATACTGTAAACATCACTTCTCAAATAGTTACTGTACTATATTCTCATTAAAATGTATACATAACAAGACCGGAAGAAACCTTTGGATAGAAATCTGTAGATTTTTGCGGCATCTTCTCTCCAGATTGGGCAACCGCTCTTACTTCGTCAACTTTTGTCGGGTTGAGAAAAAATGTTACTTGATACAGGCCCTCATTAACCCCCTGAACACCATCAATAGGGTCTCTTACATACGAAAGATTATCTTCCCCGGCAACCTTTTCCTGGCTGATCCCTAAGATTTTCTCAATAATAAACCGGTGAAGAATTGTTACATCAAGGCCTGAGACAACATCGCTCATATCTTTACCGATAAGCTGTTTTACATCTATTTCTTCTTTTAAGGTAAGTAGGTATTTTACACCCTTACCGGCAACACCAAAACAATTTTTCCCTTCACGTTGCCCTGCAGACATTGCATCGAGCATGTTCTTTAACGACGCATCTTCTGATCCAGCATCATCTATTTTTACAATCTCAAAATACTCACCCGATGTAGCTATAAAATTATCAATAGTAAATCCATCCATGTTCTTCACCATACGGTGCGTCGGAAGAACGGTGAGACCGTCTGATTCCATAGAAACAAAGTACGCTACCCGAAAACACGCATCGTGATCACTCCCTATACCCTGTTCCTTTATAAGGTAATCCCGATAATTGAGCGCAACCTCGTATCGATGGTGCCCATCTGCAATAAATATCTTCTTATCGCTCATACCATCACATACCGCATTAGCAGAAGCACTGTCATCAACACGTTTTAATACATGGCCAACACCATATTCATCGCAGAAATCAAACATTATCGTTGTAGGCGCTATATCGAGTACATTTTTAATAGCCACGTCTTTATCATTATAGAGCATGAATATCTGTTCAAAATTAGTATTACATTTCTTAATAAGCTCGAATCGATCAGCTTTTGGCTTTGAGAGTGTCTGTTCATGAGGATACACACCACCTTTTCCCAGCTCAGCTAACCTAAGCAAAGAGATAAATCCACGGCGCATTTTCTTCTCACCGAGGGGCGTCGTATATGTCTGTTCATAGATGTATATGGTAGGCGCATCATCTTGTTTCAACACCTCTTCATCTTGCCATTTTTTGAACAGTTCTCGCGCCCGGGTATACCGATTATTGTCTTCAGTATCAGAT contains:
- a CDS encoding methyl-accepting chemotaxis protein; the protein is MGAHERRRRYLIDKKLQLRYVCMILLTVVVVNVIVGVGMYFSVWTVLKKEYSQIVIGQKIVTAQRIKAYEDVRSGDATINSQDIDKEADLLSDHLLKQLKDSFMRTQVKIIPVIILLLIIIFLEGVFLSNRIAGPIYHVNKSLKEIKKGDLRTRTYFRKHDEFKDLYQDLNYVIGDFEESITKMKEVIASLESGGINLKARVIQVSDTKAKEITPLCDDLIAKAQEASVFLAKYKVKAETPEGAESQNS
- a CDS encoding GTP-binding protein, whose translation is MAKEKFERSKPHVNIGTIGHVDHGKTTLTAAIIGTLAKQGLADLKKFDDIDNAPEEKERGVTIN
- a CDS encoding DUF1015 domain-containing protein gives rise to the protein MAEIKPFRGMYYNRDKVDIKDVVTQPYDKIKPTLQDEYYARSPYNFVQLILNKIASSDTEDNNRYTRARELFKKWQDEEVLKQDDAPTIYIYEQTYTTPLGEKKMRRGFISLLRLAELGKGGVYPHEQTLSKPKADRFELIKKCNTNFEQIFMLYNDKDVAIKNVLDIAPTTIMFDFCDEYGVGHVLKRVDDSASANAVCDGMSDKKIFIADGHHRYEVALNYRDYLIKEQGIGSDHDACFRVAYFVSMESDGLTVLPTHRMVKNMDGFTIDNFIATSGEYFEIVKIDDAGSEDASLKNMLDAMSAGQREGKNCFGVAGKGVKYLLTLKEEIDVKQLIGKDMSDVVSGLDVTILHRFIIEKILGISQEKVAGEDNLSYVRDPIDGVQGVNEGLYQVTFFLNPTKVDEVRAVAQSGEKMPQKSTDFYPKVSSGLVMYTF